Within the Salvia hispanica cultivar TCC Black 2014 chromosome 4, UniMelb_Shisp_WGS_1.0, whole genome shotgun sequence genome, the region ACTTCCATGGCTAGTAAAGAATTTGATTTGGTGCCTGACCTTTTAAGGCAATGTGGAGAAGAACAATCACCACAAACGTAAAATTACACTATGTCACAGAAGATATCGCCATAAATAAAGGAATACATCAACGGTAACTCTAAGATCACGTGATATAAGTAACAATGACATGTATTATAACTTAAAAATACAAACCCCAGTTCAAAACCCCCTTTTTTTCTATGTCCACTCAAGATCAAGAAACAGTCTTCACAGCCTTAAACGAGGGGTGAAGCAAGCCGAGCTCATCCCTCACTTCAAGAGGCTTGCTCGTCTCGTTCCTAATCCTCACCACCTTCCTACTAGAAAGCGACTTATGCGTGAAGCCATACATCTGCAGTATCTGATTATCCCCAAAGTTGAACGCACGGTCCATCTGCTTCAAGCACCTCTCAACGGGATAATCCCCAAATTTCCCACAAGGCTTGCAACCCACAAAGTGAGTCACAAGAGGCCACCTGTGATCACCAAACCCGGGATGGTAGCTCTCAATCATCTGCTCATATTTATCCACCAAAATCCCCCAATAACCGTGCAGATAATAATGATTCTCGAGATAAACCTTGTCGCCCCACTTCTCCTTCTCCGTTGCCAAGATATACACCATTGCAGACTGATCATCCGCCTCAAACACCGGCCTGCCCGTCAGCTCCCTCGTCAGAATCTTCCCCGCATCCTCCCTAACCTTCCCCTTCGGCCCCATAGGCGCCCACGTATCAAGAATGTCCAACGACCACTGACAGTTCCTCAACAAGAAACTCCCGGTGTTCAATCCAATCCAATTCTTCTCATCATAAATCATCTCATCCCAACCGTGCATCACAAAGTTGTGATCTTTATACCTCTCCCACGGCACCTCATAAGCCATATCAGTAAACATAGCATCACTATCCATCCACCATAGAAACTCCACCTCAGGGTGAGACAGCAGCAGCTTCCTAATCAACGGCAATTTCGCCCAAAAACCAGCCATTTCAGCATCAAGCAATGCCATATTATAGAAGATCTCAATCCCATGAACCCTAGTGTAATCAATCTTATTC harbors:
- the LOC125222266 gene encoding xyloglucan 6-xylosyltransferase 2-like, producing MLDRVLGPLNARRLHRAFRKAKLTVLCLFLTLIVLRANIGAGKFGTPEKDLDDIRETFSHIRKRAEPRRVLEEVSELQSTGNADTGSKNYADFDIKKILKDEDDGFPEFKRDPSIPYSLGQKISDWDEQRSEWLKNNPDYPNFVAENKPRVLLVTGSSPTPCENPVGDHYLLKSIKNKIDYTRVHGIEIFYNMALLDAEMAGFWAKLPLIRKLLLSHPEVEFLWWMDSDAMFTDMAYEVPWERYKDHNFVMHGWDEMIYDEKNWIGLNTGSFLLRNCQWSLDILDTWAPMGPKGKVREDAGKILTRELTGRPVFEADDQSAMVYILATEKEKWGDKVYLENHYYLHGYWGILVDKYEQMIESYHPGFGDHRWPLVTHFVGCKPCGKFGDYPVERCLKQMDRAFNFGDNQILQMYGFTHKSLSSRKVVRIRNETSKPLEVRDELGLLHPSFKAVKTVS